TTGTGGAAAAGCTTTACAACAAAATCGCAAGTAAATATCAATGAACCCAAAAATAGTTTATATGAACTAAAAAGGAAGACCGTATGTTAGAGGGTTTATTCGGTTCGATCTATAAGGAAAGAATACTGATGTTTATTTTTTGCCGTGAACAAGGATATGCACGAGAGATGGCGGCATTTTACGATATTGCCCTTACACCAATTATCAATCAACTGAAAAATCTTGAATCCGGTAGTGTGGTATTTGCTCAGTCACAAGGTAGAACCAAGATCTACAAATTAAATCCACGTTATCCATTTTTACAGGAGTTAAAAAATTTGCTGGAAAAAGCATTACAATTTTATCCACAGGATTTGAAAAAAAAATTACTTTACAACCGACGTCGTCCTCGTAAGAGCAATAAACCGTTATGAAAAAAATTGCTGAGATGGATGTAAAAGAATTAGGTGCTTTTGTTTCCACGCATTTAAAAAAATGCGGAATAGAAGTAACCCTGACCGGAGGTAGTTGCGTTAGTATTTATTCGGAAAATAGATATGTTTCAATGGATTTGGATTTTATTGAAGATTATTACATAAAGCGAACTGATTTGATTGAATGTCTGTCTAAAATCAATTTTTATGAAGAGAATCGTTATTTTAAACATAAGGATACAGATTTAATTGTTGAATTTCCAGCAGGTCCCCTGTCTGTGGGAGAAGAGCCAATTAAAGATATTATTACACTCCATACAGATACCGGAGATTTGAAAATTATCTCTCCAACCGAATGCGTGAAGGATCGTTTGAGTGCCTATTATTTTTGGAATGATATGCAATGTTTTGAACAGGCTCTCTTGGTAGCAAAATTTAATGAGATAAATTTTAACGAAGTAAAACGGTGGTCAAGAAATGAGGATGAAGAGGAAAAATATAAAATTTTTATCAACACATTTAAAAACGGAGAATGGGAAAGAGAAAAATGAGAAAACCGAAAAGCAGTAACCTGTGGTTNNNNNNNNNNNNNNNNNNNNNNNNNNNNNNNNNNNNNNNNNNNNNNNNNNNNNNNNNNNNNNNNNNNNNNNNNNNNNNNNNNNNNNNNNNNNNNNNNNNNGTTTGAAAAAAGTTCCAGATTATGATAGCAGGCACAGGAATTGATCTTGTAGAAGTCGGTAGAATTATACAAGAGTTGGAAAAGCACGGAAAAAGTTTCGTAAAAAAAATTTTTACTAAAGCTGAAATCGAATACTGTGAGCAGAAAACAAATATCGCAATTCGCGCCCAGCATTATGCCGGTAGGTTTGCTGCAAAGGAAGCATTTTTCAAAGCAATCGGGACTGGTTGGAGAGGTGGAATCCACTGGAATGATGTGGAAGTAATCAATGACCAACTTGGTAAACCCGGCTTAAATCTAAATGGGAAAGCGGTGGAAATTATCGAAAAGATGGAAGTGAATTCAATTCACATCTCAATTTCTCACACAAAAAATACTGCTATTGCAATTGTAATTTTAGAAAATTAAAAAAATCGAAATTGAAAATAAATAAAACAGGATAAAAAACTTATGAAAAAAATTTTAGTGCTCGGAGCAGCTGGACAAATTGGTTCGGAACTTGTCCCTGAACTTCGGAAAATTTATGGAAAAACCAATGTGGTAGCGTCAGATATTAAAACCGATGTTCCGGAAATTCTCAAAGACGGTCCCTATGAAATAGCAGACTGTCTCGATCAGATTAGAATAGCAGAAGTGATTACTCATTATAAGATTGACACGGTTTATAATCTCGTGGCACTTCTTTCTGCAGTCGGCGAAAAAGAACCGCAACTCTCTTGGAAAGTGAATATGGGAACCCTAAACAATTTGCTGGAGTTAGCAAAAGATTTTGAATTCGCACTCTTTACACCAAGTTCAATCGGGGCATTCGGCAACTCCACCCCGCACAACAACACACCTCAGGATACAATAATGCGTCCCAATTCAATTTATGGTGTTACGAAAGTGAGCGGAGAATTGCTTGCCGATTATTATCATCAAAAATACGGAGTTGATACGCGTGGAGTTCGCTATCCGGGTATCATCTCTAATGTAACTCTTCCCGGTGGTGGAACTACAGATTATGCTGTAGAAATTTATTATGAAGCATTGAAGAATAAAAAATTCACCTGCAACCTGAAATCAGGCACTTACCTTGATATGATGTATATGCCGGATTGTATTCGGGCAGCAATCGAAGTTATGGAAGCTGATCCCAACAAGTTGATTCACAGAAATTGTTTTAACGTCGCGGCAATGAGTTTTGAACCGGAACAAATCGCTGCAGAAATTCGCAAACACATTCCCGAATTCACCATTGACTATGAAATTGATGAAGTCCGCCAAGCAATCGCAGAAAGCTGGCCTAATAAAATGGATGACACAGTAGCTCGCAAAGAGTGGGATTGGAAACACGAATATGACCTTCATAGAATGACGGAAGATATGCTCGAAGTTTTGGGAAAGAAAATAAAATAACGGAGGACAAAATGATTAAAAAAATATTAGCAATCATTCTGATCATCAGCGGTTTGTTTCTTTTGTCATGTGATATCAATGACGAAGAAGTTGGCGGAATAGTTTCGATAGAAATTCCATCCGCAACAGACCATTTCATTTGGCAGAATCCGGTTGCAATTGAAGTAAATTCAACAAATATTGAAAATGTCGAAGGCGTGTTTATCTTTATTGACGATGTATTAGTTATCGAAGATTACATCCAGCCCTTCGGTTTCAATTGGTCTTTATCAAATGTCGAATATGGAAATCATATAATTGAAGCAAAGGCATTTTACGATAATGGCACCGAAGACACAGAGACAACGGTTGTTTTTTATACTCCCTGTCCGATATTTGCAAACGATCTTACAGACTTCGCCGGCATAACAGAAACTGACATTCAGGGAAATCTTATTGGAACAATTGATTCTACCGATTGGCATTTTGGTGACAGTTTGTTTACTGTAACTTTTGGACCCGCTTACCCCAATCCTGTCTCTGAAACATGTTTTATCCCATTTGATTTGGATCAGACAAGAGAAATTAGCATGATAATTATAAATTCTAATTTTGAAATTGTTGATACTTTGTTAGATCATGATGAATTCACAGCCAGCTCTCACTATAAAACATGGACAGCACCGCCAAATGTAAACGACATTTACAGATGCATATTTCATATAAGCGATAGTCTTCACTGGCACGGTGATATTTTGGCAGAATAACCCCATAAAAAATTGAACCGGAAAATCCAAGTTAAAAAATTGGGAATAATAATTACCAATAAATCAAATAGCAGCTTTGAATTGAAATTATCATCCGAATATTTGAAGTTTATTGACACGAAAGCGAACATTTTACCATTTTTGTCATTAAGTTCAAATTGGTTTGAAGATTGAATTTATAGATGCAATAAAATTAAAACAAAAAAATATAATAAATATTAATTAGGAGTAAATGATGTCAAATATTGGTTCGTATGATGATAGAATTAAGGACTTTGATTGGTCAATCGCAGAAAGAGACCTGAATTATAAGGATGGAGATTTGCTCAATATCGGTTGGTATTGTTCCGATCGAATTTGTGAGCAAGGAAAAGCAAATAAAACCGCACTAATTTGGGAAGGATTTGGTAATAAGAAGAAACAATATACTTTCAATGACGCAAGACTGGCAAGCAACACTATTGGCAAATTCTTGCGAGATTTGGGAGTTGAAAATGAAGATCGGGTTTGTCTTTTTATGGACAAGATCCCAGAACTTTATTTCAGTTTTCTCGGCATTTTGAAAATCGGTGCGATCGCACAACCGTTGTTTTCTGCATTTGGTGATGAATCACTATTTGTGAGAATGGAAAATGCAAAAACCAAAGCGATCATTACTCAGAAAAAGCATGTTGGTAAAGTTCGCAGAATCATCGAAAAAATGCCTTATTTGGAGCATATTATTGTGGTTGACGATAAGGGCAAAAAACCTTTGAAAGAACGAGAAGTTGCTTTCTCGCTGGAAAAAGCAGCACCGGTAGAAAATTTGGAAATCTATCCGACAAAAGCAGAATCTCCTTCGGTACTGCACTACACTTCAGGAACAACAGGACAGCCAAAGGGAGTAAAACACGTTCACTATTCGCTGATTTCACAATATCTTACTACAAAATGGGTGCTTGACCTTCAGGATGATGACGTCTATTGGTGCACAGCCGATCCCGGTTGGGTAACCGGCACCTCTTATGGAATCATCGGACCATGGAGTTTGGGAGTAACTCAATGCGTGTTAGATACCGGATTTTCTGCTAAAAATTGGTACAAATTTATCGAAAAAAATAAAGTAACAGTTTGGTATTCCGCACCAACTGCAATTCGCTCTTTGATGAAAGCCGGCGATGAAATTATAAAAGAATATGATCTTTCTTCTCTGAGACATCTCGCGAGTGTGGGCGAACCGCTAAATGCAGAAGCCGTTATCTGGTCTGGAAAAGTGTTCGGACATCAATTTCTTGATTCATATTGGCAAACGGAAACCGGCTCAATTATGCTTACGAATTATCCGGAAATGAAGATCAAACCCGGTTCGATGGGAAAACCCTTCCCGGGTATCACGGCAACCGTGGTTGATCCGGAGACTATTGAACCTATCACGGAGCAAGGAAAGATCGGTTTGATCGCATTCAAACCGGGCTGGCCCGCAATGATGAGAACTTATTGGGAAAATGAGGAACAATACAAATCGAAATTCGTGAACGGATGGTATCTTCCGGGAGATCGTTCAACAATTGATAAAGATGGCTATTTCTGGTTTGTCGGTCGAGATGATGATGTCATCAACACCGGGGGGCATCTTGTAAGCCCATTTGAAGTGGAATCAGCCTTGCTTGAGCATGAAGCGATCGCAGAATCTGCTGTTGTATCAAAACCGGATGAAGTCAACATGGAAGTTGTGAAAGCATTTGTTACTCTAAAACCCGGATTTGAAGAAAGTCCTCAGCTCGAACTGAAAATAATGAATTTCATTCGTAAAAAATTATCACCTCTCGCAATGCCTCAAGAAATCGAATATATGGAATCACTTCCCAAAACGAGAAGTGGAAAAATTATGCGCCGCCTTCTCCATGCAAAAGAATGGGGAGAAGAACTCGGCGATGTATCGGGAATGGATGATGATTAAAAAAGTCATTCACCGCCGCGATCACAGAGACCGCAGAGAAGAAAATTTAATTATAGTCTGTCCGTAAAGTATAGATCGGACGCAGATGAGCGCTGAAAAAAATGATTTACGCAGATAAAAATTTAATTATAAAAAGTAATATCAGCGTTTATCTGCCGAATCAGTGTTTTTCTGCGTAGAATCATCCACCAGCTGGTGGAGCTATTGCTAAAATAGTAGTTTACGGATGCACACTAATCAGTGAATGAATCTCTGCGTTCTCTCTGTTCTCGGCGGTAAAAAAGAAATGATAGGAAGGAAAAATGGAAAGCTTAGTAATTAATATATTAGAACCAAAAGTTAAAGTGCTACTAAATAATTTAGTTGATTTGAANNNNNNNNNNNNNNNNNNNNNNNNNNNNNNNNNNNNNNNNNNNNNNNNNNNNNNNNNNNNNNNNNNNNNNNNNNNNNNNNNNNNNNNNNNNNNNNNNNNNGAATCTCTGCGTTCTCTCTGTTCTCGGCGGTAAAAAAGAAATGATAGGAAGGAAAAATGGAAAGCTTAGTAATTAATATATTAGAACCAAAAGTTAAAGTGCTACTAAATAATTTAGTTGATTTGAAATTAATTCAAATTAATAGATTATCTGATTCTCATAATGATTTTGTTAAGCTCCTAAAAAAAATGCGATCAAATCCTGAATCTGTCCCCTCATTTCAAGAAATAACACACGAAGTTGAGAAAGTAAGAAAAGCAAGATATGATTCGTCCAAATAGGATTATTTTTGACACAAATCTTCTGATTAGCTTTCTGTTAACCAATAGAAATTTGAAATCCAAAAAGAAATTTTAAATTATGAAAAATATGTGCTGTCCCGTGGAATGAAAAAAATATTATAAAATCAACTAGAAGGAGAATAAAAATGGAAGAAATGAAAGATGTAATTTTGGAATACGTGATTGATGAATATGTGGAAGATGAAGACGAGGAAGTTGGTTACGACACACCTCTTATATCCGGCGGTCTCGTAGATTCATTTTCAATGGTTTCATTAAAAAGATTCTTGGAAACAGAATATGATATTTCAATTCCGGATGATAAAGCTAGCCCCGAAGCTTTTGATTCCGTAAATAGTATCGTAAAATTAGTTAAAGAATTTACTCAATAGAAATTCTATAAAACTCTGTGTGAGACAATCTTGCACAGAGTTTTTACAAATAACAGGACACAAATAAACGCCGAAAAACCGATTTATCCATGATTGAAATTAATAATCTTACAAAATTATTAGTGTTCATCAGTTAAATTACAATTTTTCTGCGTAGAATAATTATGAAGGAGTTTTACTATGGCTTTTAGCAGCAAAATTAGAAATATTTACAAAGAAGAACTCGGCAAAATTGAAAAAGCCGGAATTTTTAAGAAAGAGCGGTTTATTCACTCACCTCAGGCCGCAGACATTGAAGTGGAATTCCCGGAGGGTGCCTCTCTGCAAAAAGTTATCAATATGTGTGCAAATAATTATCTCGGTTTATCAAGCCATCCGGATGTAATTGCCGCAGCTCATAAGGGTCTGGATGAACGCGGATACGGAATGTCATCAGTACGATTTATTTGCGGAACGCAAGATATTCACGACGAGCTGGAAAAGAAAGTTTCTGAATTTCTCGGAACTGAAGATACAATTCTCTTTCCATCTTGCATGGATGCAAATGCCGGAGTTTTCGAAGCATTGCTTACCGCTGAAGATGTGATGATCTCAGACAGACTCGTGCATGCTTCCATTGTGGACGGAATTCGTCTTAGCTCTGCAATGCACGACACTTACAAGCATTCCAACATGAAACATCTCGAGAAAAAATTGAAACTTCACTCTGATAAACGGCTCAAAGTTGTAATTACCGACGGTGTTTTCTCAATGGACGGTGACACCGCTAAACTTGATGAAATGGTAGAACTTTGCGAGAAATACGATGCCATGCTTTTTGTGGATGATTCCCACGCTTCAGGATTTATCGGTAAAACCGGTAGAGGAACGCATGAAAAATATGGTGTAGTCGGCAAAATTGATATTATTACTACGACCTTTGGAAAAGCTCTTGGGGGTGCATCCGGTGGATGTGTTTCCGGTAGAAAAGAAATCGTGGAACTTTGCAGACAAAAAGCACGTCCCTATCTTTTCTCAAATACTATTTCACCGGTAGTGGTTGCCGGTGTGCTCAAAGTTTTGGAAATCCTTTCGGAAAGCACCGAACGACGAGACAAATTGGAAGAAAATACAAAATACTGGCGTAAAGGCATGGAAGAAGCCGGTTTTGTTCTTCAACCCGGAGATACACCCATTGTTCCGGTAATGCTTTTCAACGCAAAACTCGCCCAAGATTTTGCTAACGATCTTTATAAACTCGGAATTTATGCGATTGGATTTT
This genomic window from Candidatus Cloacimonadota bacterium contains:
- a CDS encoding winged helix-turn-helix domain-containing protein, which gives rise to MLEGLFGSIYKERILMFIFCREQGYAREMAAFYDIALTPIINQLKNLESGSVVFAQSQGRTKIYKLNPRYPFLQELKNLLEKALQFYPQDLKKKLLYNRRRPRKSNKPL
- the acpS gene encoding holo-ACP synthase, with translation MIAGTGIDLVEVGRIIQELEKHGKSFVKKIFTKAEIEYCEQKTNIAIRAQHYAGRFAAKEAFFKAIGTGWRGGIHWNDVEVINDQLGKPGLNLNGKAVEIIEKMEVNSIHISISHTKNTAIAIVILEN
- a CDS encoding L-threonine 3-dehydrogenase → MKKILVLGAAGQIGSELVPELRKIYGKTNVVASDIKTDVPEILKDGPYEIADCLDQIRIAEVITHYKIDTVYNLVALLSAVGEKEPQLSWKVNMGTLNNLLELAKDFEFALFTPSSIGAFGNSTPHNNTPQDTIMRPNSIYGVTKVSGELLADYYHQKYGVDTRGVRYPGIISNVTLPGGGTTDYAVEIYYEALKNKKFTCNLKSGTYLDMMYMPDCIRAAIEVMEADPNKLIHRNCFNVAAMSFEPEQIAAEIRKHIPEFTIDYEIDEVRQAIAESWPNKMDDTVARKEWDWKHEYDLHRMTEDMLEVLGKKIK
- the acsA gene encoding acetate--CoA ligase is translated as MMSNIGSYDDRIKDFDWSIAERDLNYKDGDLLNIGWYCSDRICEQGKANKTALIWEGFGNKKKQYTFNDARLASNTIGKFLRDLGVENEDRVCLFMDKIPELYFSFLGILKIGAIAQPLFSAFGDESLFVRMENAKTKAIITQKKHVGKVRRIIEKMPYLEHIIVVDDKGKKPLKEREVAFSLEKAAPVENLEIYPTKAESPSVLHYTSGTTGQPKGVKHVHYSLISQYLTTKWVLDLQDDDVYWCTADPGWVTGTSYGIIGPWSLGVTQCVLDTGFSAKNWYKFIEKNKVTVWYSAPTAIRSLMKAGDEIIKEYDLSSLRHLASVGEPLNAEAVIWSGKVFGHQFLDSYWQTETGSIMLTNYPEMKIKPGSMGKPFPGITATVVDPETIEPITEQGKIGLIAFKPGWPAMMRTYWENEEQYKSKFVNGWYLPGDRSTIDKDGYFWFVGRDDDVINTGGHLVSPFEVESALLEHEAIAESAVVSKPDEVNMEVVKAFVTLKPGFEESPQLELKIMNFIRKKLSPLAMPQEIEYMESLPKTRSGKIMRRLLHAKEWGEELGDVSGMDDD
- a CDS encoding acyl carrier protein, translating into MEEMKDVILEYVIDEYVEDEDEEVGYDTPLISGGLVDSFSMVSLKRFLETEYDISIPDDKASPEAFDSVNSIVKLVKEFTQ
- the kbl gene encoding glycine C-acetyltransferase, translated to MAFSSKIRNIYKEELGKIEKAGIFKKERFIHSPQAADIEVEFPEGASLQKVINMCANNYLGLSSHPDVIAAAHKGLDERGYGMSSVRFICGTQDIHDELEKKVSEFLGTEDTILFPSCMDANAGVFEALLTAEDVMISDRLVHASIVDGIRLSSAMHDTYKHSNMKHLEKKLKLHSDKRLKVVITDGVFSMDGDTAKLDEMVELCEKYDAMLFVDDSHASGFIGKTGRGTHEKYGVVGKIDIITTTFGKALGGASGGCVSGRKEIVELCRQKARPYLFSNTISPVVVAGVLKVLEILSESTERRDKLEENTKYWRKGMEEAGFVLQPGDTPIVPVMLFNAKLAQDFANDLYKLGIYAIGFFFPVVANGKARIRTQISAGHEKHHLDKALAAFTEVGKKYDILGKTKKEIIEMYGL